The genomic interval GCCCTGGGCAGCATGCTCGGCGCTACGCTGCTGCTGAGCCCGCTGTTCGCCTGGAGCGCCTTGGCTCAGCCCCCTGCCAGCTGGGGCGGCTGGCAGGTATGGCTGTCGCTGCTCGGGTTGGGCCTGCTGTGCACCGCATTCGCCTACATCCTGTACTTCCGCCTGCTCGAAGAAATCGGCCCAGTCAAAGCCAGCACCGTGACCTTCCTGATCCCGGTATTCGGCGTATTGTGGGGAGCATGGTTGCTGGATGAGCCGCTGTCGATGGCGCACCTGTACGGCGGTGTGTTGATTGGCGCGGCCTTGTGGCTGGTGCTGCGGCCGACGCGCCATTGAAGCGGGGCATACGATGAACAGTGCATACAAGAAGGTGTTGTTCCGCCTGGTGCAGGACGCAGACGGTTACCCGCCGGCCTCGGTCGAGGGCCTGTGGGCCAAGGCAGTCGAGGGCGGCTACCAAGTCGATGGCATCCCGTTCTATGTCTACGGCATTGCGCCGGGCGACATCATCGACACGCGGGAGGACAGCGGTGAAACCTGGTTCGACAGCTTGCGCATCAGCAGCGGCCGCTCGGTGTTCCGGGTGATCGTCAAGCCACCAGAAACCCTCGACCAGGTGCGCGCAGCCCTGCAAGACTTCGGCTGCAATTGCGAAGCAGAACAGGCGGTGAGGATGCTTGCCGTCGAAGTCCCCTCGCTGCGCGCGCTCGACACCTTGCTCTACTACCTGCTGACCCAACGCGAAGCCGACCTGCTGGACTTCGAGGAAGGCGTGCTGCGGCACACCATCCCCGAAGAGTTTCGCTAGCGCGCTACGCTTACGCCTCCGCCAACCGCGCAGCCGGCTTGCGGAACACGAACAGCAAGCCCACCACGATCAGCCCCATCCCCAGCAGGCTCAGCGCTGCCAAACGGTTGCCGAAGATCAGGAAGTCCATCACCGCAGTCACCGCAGGCACCAGGTAGAACAGGCTGGTGACATTGACCAGATTGCCCTTGGCGATCAGGCGATACAGCAGCAGGGTGGCCAGCAACGACACCACCAGCCCCATCCACAGCAGTGCACCGACGAAGCCGCCGGTCCACTGCACGTGCAACGGCTGCAAGGGGGCGAACAGCGCGCACAGGGCAAACCCTGCCAGGTACTGCAACGGCAAGGTGCCCATGGGGTTGTCGGTGATGCGTTTCTGCAGGATCGAACCCAAGGTCATGCTGCCCAGCGCCAGCAGCGCGAACAGCATGCCGGCCAGGGACACCCCACCCAGGTTGATGCTTTGATAGACCACCATCACCAGGCCAGCAAGGCCCAGCCCCAGGCCGAACAGCCGGCTCCAGGAACGCTGACGCTCCATCAGTACTACGGTGAGGATCGGTTGCACCCCCATCACCGTGGCCATCACGCCAGGGGTGACATGGGTATTGAGCGCCAACAGATAGAAGATCTGGTAGGCCCCCAGCAACACGCAGCCGGTGCCCAGGGCGCGCAGCACCGCCCCACGACTGCGCGGCCAACGCAGGCCCAACAAGGGGCCGATCATCAACAGGCCCGCAAGGGCCAGCGCCGAGCGCAATAACAGAAAAGCGAACGGGCTGGCGTGCGCCAGGCCCAGCTTGGAGACGATTGCCCCGCTGCTCCACAGCAAGACGAACAGGCTGGTGGTGGCCGCCGAGGCCACGGATGCTTTGGAAATGACAGACATGTATTGCCACCTTTCGGGCGAATGAGCCGAACGGAGGGCGTACGCTTCAGCGAGGGAAGTAGCCGACCGTGTTCAGTAGGTTGCGAGTGCGGTGGGCAGCGGCCAGAAGCCGATCAGCCCAGCACGACCACGCAAAGAGGCGGAGCTACGCCGCCTACAACGCCACTGACAGGTGGTGGGTAGTGACTGATCATGGCCGGCTGCTGGCTTCCACGCACGACCTCGCCCGCGACTGGCGCGAAGGCAAAGCATGAGGTGGAAGGGATGGCTGGCATGAACAGGTCTTCAGGATGAGATCAATGGCCTGGACTATAGCCCGGCGTTTTCTGGCTGGCAACTGGCTAAACCGACCTTTGTAGGCGCGGCCGTTGGTTAATTTTTCACCGCCTTGGCTCGTCTGAATGCGAAACGCCGCACGCATTCACCCGCTCCGAGGACCACTCATGAACGCAAAAGCCTGGCTCTACCGGCCAGCCCAGATCACCTGCCTGCTGCTGGTCAGCGCCTACGCCCACGCGGCCAAGCCAGGTGATGTATTCCAAGACTGCAAAGACTGCCCAGAGATGGTGATACTGCCCGCCGGCAGCTACGTGATGGGCGCACCCGATGACGAAGCCGGCCGCCAGCCCGACGAAGGCCCGCTGCACACCGTGACCTTCGCCAAGCCTTTCGCGATGAGCCGCTATCAAGTCACTGCCGGCGAGCTGGACGCCTACATCAAGGCCACCGGCACCGTCATCAAGAGCGGCGACGACCGCCCCGGGCGCTGGTGCGAAGCCAGCAAGCCCACCTACAAACAAACGGCCCGCCAACCTGCGGTGTGCGTCGACTACGACGAAGTCCAGGCCTACACCGTGTGGCTGGCAAAAAAAACCGGCAAGCCCTACCGCATGGTCAGCGAGGCTGAACGTGAATACGCCGCCCGCGGCGGTTCTACCGGCCCGT from Pseudomonas kermanshahensis carries:
- a CDS encoding formylglycine-generating enzyme family protein, with amino-acid sequence MNAKAWLYRPAQITCLLLVSAYAHAAKPGDVFQDCKDCPEMVILPAGSYVMGAPDDEAGRQPDEGPLHTVTFAKPFAMSRYQVTAGELDAYIKATGTVIKSGDDRPGRWCEASKPTYKQTARQPAVCVDYDEVQAYTVWLAKKTGKPYRMVSEAEREYAARGGSTGPFPFPFDAPGKYEISKHANTYGPRDGYTFTAPVGSYPANAFGMYDMHGNVYEWVADCYHESYEGAPSDGSAWIQDPKCIRAHMRGNDWGEPPIFSRSANRNDRLKTTRGDFLGFRVAREL
- a CDS encoding DMT family transporter; the protein is MSVISKASVASAATTSLFVLLWSSGAIVSKLGLAHASPFAFLLLRSALALAGLLMIGPLLGLRWPRSRGAVLRALGTGCVLLGAYQIFYLLALNTHVTPGVMATVMGVQPILTVVLMERQRSWSRLFGLGLGLAGLVMVVYQSINLGGVSLAGMLFALLALGSMTLGSILQKRITDNPMGTLPLQYLAGFALCALFAPLQPLHVQWTGGFVGALLWMGLVVSLLATLLLYRLIAKGNLVNVTSLFYLVPAVTAVMDFLIFGNRLAALSLLGMGLIVVGLLFVFRKPAARLAEA
- a CDS encoding DUF4265 domain-containing protein is translated as MNSAYKKVLFRLVQDADGYPPASVEGLWAKAVEGGYQVDGIPFYVYGIAPGDIIDTREDSGETWFDSLRISSGRSVFRVIVKPPETLDQVRAALQDFGCNCEAEQAVRMLAVEVPSLRALDTLLYYLLTQREADLLDFEEGVLRHTIPEEFR